The Myxococcales bacterium genomic sequence GGGCAGAAGTGCTCGCCTCGCGGTCCCGCGCCCGCGCGGGGGTGCTACAGTCCGCCCCGCTTCATGCGCTTCGACAGCGTCAACATCGTGGGCCTGGCCCACGTGGATGCCCCCCACCGGGTGCCTACCGAGGATCTCGATCGCGCCCTGGCCGAGACGTACGCGCGCCTGGGCCTGCCCGCGCGGCTGCTCGAGAGCCTGACCGGCGTGAGGGCCCGACGGTTTTGGGATCCTGAGACCCTGCCGAGCGAGGCGGCCGCGTGGGCAGGTGAAAAGGCGCTCGCCGCCGCGCAGCTTATGCCGCAGGAGGTGGGGGCTCTCGTGAACACGTCCGTCTCGCGGGATTACCTCGAGCCGTCCGTCGCGTGTTTCGTTCACCACCGTCTGGGCCTGCCCGAGACCTGCCTCAACTTCGATCTCGCGAACGCTTGCCTCGGGTTCCTGGATGGTATGTGCGTGGTGGGCAACATGATCGAGCGGGGTCAGATCGACTACGGTCTCATCGTCGACGGCGAGAGCGGTCGCTTCGTGGTGGAGCGCACCCTCGAACGCCTGCAGGCGCCCCACTGCGACGCCGCAACGTTGAAGGAACAGCTGGCCACGCTGACCTTGGGCGCTGGCGCCGTGGCCATGGTGTTGGCCCACAGCCGGGTGGCGCCGTGGGGCCACAGATTTCACGGTACGGTGAGTTTGGCGGCCACGCAGCACAACAGCCTGTGCCGCGGCCAGGCCGACGTGGGCCTGACGGACACACGCAGTCTGCTCGTCAACGGTGTGGCCCTGGCTGCCCGCACGTGGCAGCAGGCCCAGGCCGTTTTCGGGTGGCCCAGCGACACCGTGGATCTTTTCGCCCTTCATCAGGTGAGCGAGCTGCACACGCAGGAGCTGGCCCGCACGCTGGGGTTC encodes the following:
- a CDS encoding 3-oxoacyl-ACP synthase III; translated protein: MRFDSVNIVGLAHVDAPHRVPTEDLDRALAETYARLGLPARLLESLTGVRARRFWDPETLPSEAAAWAGEKALAAAQLMPQEVGALVNTSVSRDYLEPSVACFVHHRLGLPETCLNFDLANACLGFLDGMCVVGNMIERGQIDYGLIVDGESGRFVVERTLERLQAPHCDAATLKEQLATLTLGAGAVAMVLAHSRVAPWGHRFHGTVSLAATQHNSLCRGQADVGLTDTRSLLVNGVALAARTWQQAQAVFGWPSDTVDLFALHQVSELHTQELARTLGFAVGKAPLVYPEYGNVGPASVPLVLSRAQEARTLNPGDRVILAGIGSGLNCTAGAVSW